In Erigeron canadensis isolate Cc75 chromosome 8, C_canadensis_v1, whole genome shotgun sequence, the DNA window AAAAGTTTGTAACTCATCAACAAAGCCATACATCAATACTATTTAAAGTATATCCAAGATATAGATTTGTTTAATTTAAACTAAGCTAAGTTTTTGGTTTTGTAACGTTTAAATTGTGAACTATATTACCAATGTGCAAAACCTACAAACCTAAAGGACCAAAACTGCAAAGAGTAGTAAACCAAAAATACAGCTCTACTGCGGCTGGCTGGCTAGCTAGCTGATATTCAGACAGTCAAATtcaattgaataaaaaaaaaatattttttagcaGAGAGCCGGAGCTTTAGCTGGTAACCAGTAACCGGTTAAGCCAGTAAACAAGATTTTATTACACAACTAATtcacataaattaaaaaatatagtgGTCCAAAAAGCAGTGGCATATATTATGCATAAATCTATCAACTGATGATATAATACTTATTACACTTTCACTCTGAATATCACATTTACAAAAAATGGCCCATTAATTTTTGGGTTTTATACAGAAATATTTCTTTCTTGAAAAATGGAGGCAAATGGTGGATTGGTGGCTGGATCTCATAAAAGGAATGAATTAGTCAGAATTAGACATGATTCTGATGGAGGggtattttgctttttcctttttttctttttaatacttcATAATTTTCATGCAttaaattttgataataattttgTGTGTGTAGATCTAAGTGAATTTTATGATGTGGGTTTTGTTTTATCTgaattatgaattttttttatatagatatatagaagaTATATAAGTACAATCAGCTCAGTAGACTGTAGAAGCATAATTTAGAAACTTTTTTGATTCTTTTTGATTTATCTATATAAGTTTTCTGTTTGtgattttaatttggtttagGATTTTGTATAATTCAGATACTTCTCTGatttttttggcaaattgtgaataaatatatatgtttatttaccTTTAATGTAGTCAGTGCTAATATAATGGTTTTAGTGGTTAAATTTTGATAGTTAAAAGTTCATTTTgagaattattatttattttttgtttttgatgattgATCTGTCCATTCTAGTGAAACTATCAATAAAcagaatttttattttctgtttatttaAAGTCGAAATAATCTGATATGTAGAAGCATGAAAGTACCTTAAAGTTCATAGCTTTAATAAGCTGAAACTCGATTTATGGTAAGTTATTGGACTCAATAAGTTTTGGTTTAATGATAATGCAGCAGCCAAAACCATTGAAGAATTTAAATGGGCAGATATGTCAGATTTGTAGCGAGACTGTAGGACTAACAGAAACCGGTGATATATTTGTTGCTTGCAATGAGTGTGCTTTCCCGATATGTAGGCCATGCTATGAGTATGAACGAAGAGAGGGAAATCAGTTGTGTCCTCAGTGCAAGACTAGATATAAACGACACAAAGGTTAGCTTCTTGACTTTTTGTCAATGGTGGAGGATAAATAAAGTTTTGGCTTTTAATAACGTGGATTCATCTTTTAGGGAGTGTGCGAGTTGATGgcgatgatgatgaggatgatgttgatgacttGGAGAACGAGTTTGATTATCCTCAAGGAAACAAGGCAAGACGCCAATGGCAGGGAGAGGATCCTGGTCTTTCTTTATCTGCTAGACACGAGTCTCAACAATCAGTTCCCCGTCTCACTGGTGGCCAACAAGTGAGTGATCATTTCATAGACAAGACTTGCTAATTGAGATTGTCAAGAATGTACAGGACGATAGTCAATgtccaaaatatataaaattggcGATTACATTCTGTTGTAAATACGTAGGCTTACATTTTCGATTTTCAGGTATCGGGTGAAATTCCAAGTGTTACTGACAATTTGTCTGTAAGAAGTACATCTGGTCCACTAGGCCCTGGTGACAAGCATGTACACTCACTTCCATATGTTGATCCTAGACAACCAGGTGTGTTCTGACTATACCTACTATGGagaaaaaactataaattgaCAGATAATAGTTTCATATATTTGCAAAAAtgtttgatatattttgtaCTTCCTTGTAGTTCCTGTAAGAATTGTAGATCCGTCAAAAGACTTGAATACTTATGGTCTCAGTAATGTTGACTGGAAGGAAAGGGTGGAAGGGTGGAAGCTAAAACAGGATAAGAATATGATGCAAATGAGTAACAAATACAACGGTGAAGGAAGAGGAGGTGAGATTGAACGCACTGGATCGAATGGAGAAGAATTGCAAATGTAAGGCTCATCTTACTATACTGTATCCTTTTAACAATTTAAATGTGTAATTTTATGTTACGTGTCAAAATTTTGGGGTTTGGCTGACCTAAAACACTTTCTAACAAAGATCATAATGGTTTGAGCTACTTGAATCCAGGctacttttatttgtttattgtgTTTACCTGCTAGAGATTAATTGACAATCTGTATCACCACAATCATATGCACATAGGTCACAATGGCCACTTCTGTTGAAATATTAGAACTATCTAATTGGTATAAATCATTAACCTACACAATGATTAATGATCTTTGATCACATGCTGACTGGGTTTGTGTTGTGTCAGGGCCGATGATGCTCGCCAACCAATGAGCCGTGTGGTGCCTATTTCATCTGCTCATCTAACTCCGTATCGTGTTGTGATCATTCTACGGTTGATCATTTTGGGTTTTTTCTTGCAATACCGTTGCAGTCATCCGGTGAATGATGCTTATCCTTTGTGGTTGGTATCTGTTATCTGTGAGGTGTGGTTTGCGTTATCCTGGCTTCTCGATCAATTCCCAAAATGGTTTCCGGTTGAGCGTGAGACCTACCTTGACAGGCTTGCAATGAGGTAAACTGAACATTGATCGTAACTCTTTAGTTTGGAAAGTATGTAGGTTCGTGCCTTTCAGTAATTGCTAATGATACATACCTCTCGAGGTGACAGAATTGTCAGGCTGGCTGGTTTGAGAAACAAATCTAGTTGGGTGGGTTGGCCCGAAAAGCTTTTTGTCTAAAGCTATtgccttttcaaaaaaaaaaacaaaacgcGTGGTGAATGTAATGAAAATTTTACTTGACCCACCTATTTTGGATGATATAATGCTAGTTCACTTTAACGTTATAATTTATTTGAGTATGTCTGGCGCCCCATTTGTTCTAATCTGTTGCCCAGGAAAAAAGCATTTTTGTCATAAACactttttatcacaaaaatatacaatattttgTCACAGAAATAAATTGTTTGAGTACTTAAGAATAATAATCCAtgaggtttatatatataaatttgtattttaaaattgcaatcaTTTGGATTTTCCTTTTTAACGAGTTAACGACTACATTTGAAATACTGGAAAGAAATACCATTCTGGTAATATGTCCAAAAGAATTAAAAGCAAATCTTAGGCTTGTTTTTCGCCTATTTctctttttctaatttttcttatttaatcgACTACATATAAGAAATAGCCTGAACAGATCTATTTGTAAGTCAACGAGTCAAAATTGCCAATGCCGCCTCTAGGAAATACAtttcaatatgattatgaagaGGAATATGTGTTGTTTCAGATATGATAGGGAGGGAGAGCCATCACAGCTAGCACCTATTGATGTGTTTGTGAGTACTGTGGATCCTTTGAAAGAACCTCCGCTCATCACAGCAAACACTGTGCTGTCAATTCTAGCTGTGGATTACCCTGTGGACAAAGTCTCATGCTATGTATCTGATGACGGTTCTGCTATGCTGACATTTGAGGCACTCTCCGAGACCGCTGAGTTCGCAAAGAAGTGGGTACCGTTCTGCAAGAAACATAGCATCGAACCCAGAGCACCTGAGTTCTATTTTGCTCAGAAGATAGATTATTTAAAGGACAAGATTCAGCCTTCTTTTGTCAAGGAACGTAGAGCAATGAAGGTGAGTAATTCGATTTGATGTTGACTTTTAGGGTCATAGCTAGGATATCAGATTTTCTTAATTGAAAAATTGACatgtttaatttgtagttaATGAGAATTGACTAACCCTGTTGAACTATGTAAAGAGTTATGCGGAATGTGAAAATTAATTATATCTATTTCAGTCCGAgcaaaatgttttcaaataattataataccaaTTAAATAGCCATTGGTCATTAATAGAGTTGTACGAATAATTTTTTCGCaggtttatatttttttaatattttgcaattttattcataatatatattgatgacAGAGAGAATACGAAGAGTTTAAGGTGCGGATCAATGCTCTTGTAGCCAAAGCACAAAAGGTGCCGGAAGAAGGTTGGACAATGCAAGATGGAACTCCATGGCCCGGAAATAACCCGAGGGATCATCCAGGAATGATCCAGGTGAACCATGTTCagtatatagatttatatatgaaaatcatTTTTACTTGCCTGTTGTGATCATTGcaaattattcattttttattgaAGGGTACTTTGGCATTTGACTAATAGTCaaacattaattttgatatggttGTGTAGGTTTTCTTAGGACACAGTGGAGGTGTTGATACAGATGGAAATGAGCTACCGCGCCTAGTCTATGTTTCTCGTGAGAAACGTCCCGGTTTCCAACATCACAAGAAAGCCGGTGCTATGAATGCTTTGGTTAGTTCACTCATTTATCTAATCTTTTTTAAGGTTCTTGAAAACATTTTCATGGTGTCAAGATAAGCGGGTCGGGCAGGTTGGACAAACAGGTCAATGGGGGGTTTTGGTCACTTTGGTACTGGATAAAATTTAACGTCTGGTCTGGTTTCAACCCATAGGATCTGTTCCCATTTTACCTAAATTTTTTAATCCGACTATTTGAGATACAATGCAACCCCCAAGTGACCAACTTATAAGTAAAAATGGGTTTAGGTGCCACGTCTTATTAGGAACAATGTACTGTTTGAGTGTTGTATATGTGATGCATTGATTTTTTATAGTGACAAAAGCCTTTATTTTATTACAGATACGAGTTTCTGCCGTTTTGACCAATGGGGCATATATATTGAATGTCGATTGTGATCATTACTTCAACAACAGTAAAGCTTGTAAAGAAGCCATGTGTTTTATGATGGATCCTGCTTATGGAAAGAAGACATGCTATGTTCAATTCCCTCAAAGATTTGATGGGATTGATTTGCATGATCGATATGCTAACCGCAACATTGTCTTCTTTGACGTATGTTTGATTCTTAGCCCCATTAGTTTCTAACACTTGAATAAATTAAATAGACATCGCCCCTTGATTATCTGAATAATAGTTTGATACTAGCTGCAACAAAACTGATCATTTATGGCCTATGGGTAACGTAGTATTACCTAATTGCGCTTTGCGTTTGGTTAAAGCTAATTTTAGAGACTTTTAGTCTCATCTCACATGAGGAGTCTCTTAACAAAATTACCTTTTTGTTCATTTTATGTATTGATTCTTTTGAAGTTCAGAATTGGCCAAACTTTGCTAAGCTGATTATTTTATTCTTCCACCTATAAACTACAAAAGCGCATCTGGTAGATAGTATTGGTCATGAGTAAGATCCATACTCATCTCATTTCCCTTTCAAATATTGTATTTTTTCAGATCAACTTGAAGGGGCTAGATGGCATTCAGGGCCCTGTCTACGTGGGGACAGGGTGTTGTTTCAACAGACAAGCTCTCTATGGATATGACCCGGTATTAACCGAGGCAGATTTAGAACCAAATATTATCATAAAGAGCTGTTGTGGTTCACgaaagaaaggaagaaatagtaacaaaaagtatatagataataaaagaGTAATGAATAGAACTGAATCAACGGTTCCCATGTTCAATGTGGAGGACATGGATGAGGGAGTTGAAGGTTTGCTCTTTTCTCTGCATTTTATCTGAATTATGACTTGTTTTGCTACACTTTCCCTTTGGCATTTAGAAAATCACTCGAGTAGGTTATGGTGTTTGGATTTGTGTTTTAAACTGAGTATCTGATTATTGTGATTTTAATTCTCAATATATTCAATATTTAGTTATTGAACATGTTCTGTTTCCATCCATCTCATATTAAAATCCGATTAACGCAAGGTTCTATAAAACTTTATGTTAAAGGATATTATCTTGGTTCCTGAAATAGTCAAACTTGATGTCTACAAACTTTAAACATAAATCCAAGTACTATCTCAACATCCCGTTTTATCAAAAATGATATATGGTTCTGATTATCCTGATGtggttaaacaattgttatatTAGGATTTAGGTGGTTATAATATGATGCATTTTGCCATTTTACGAATCACAAGCTTGATGTGTCGACTGAACAATTGTTATACAGGTTATGATGAGGAAAAGTCTCTACTCATGTCACAAAGAAGCTTAGAGAAGCGATTTGGTCAATCTTCGGTATTCATTGCTGCTACTTTTATGGAGATGGGAGGTATTCCACTCACCACAAATCCCGCTACCCTTTTGAAGGAGGCTATCCATGTTATTAGCTGTGGTTATGAAGACAAGAGTGAATGGGGTAAAGAGGTAACCTTATACATCTCTAACCCTTGCAACATGAGCTTCTGTACATGCAAATCCTTATAACTGATGTTATAAACTTGTTGGCGTCCTGGGTACTCTATTTGCTATTAATTTGTGATCTAGTCCCAATCTGCTAACCGGAGCTTGTTAGTTAACAGACTAATGATGTAAAAAACGGTTCTACTACTGAAAGGACCATTTTACACTTCTGGTGATATCCTTACGAACATTCTAGGATTTTCCTATGGACAGTCTTTAAATATCTTGTACCACTCTGCTGCTTTCCATTTTCTACCACAGCCCTCCTCACCTAAGTTATAAAACTTCTTAATATGCAAGGAAATATAATCATATGTTTTCACTTTTCCTTTAATGCGACACTGGCCAGCTTTCCTTTCTAGTGAGTCATTGGTGTAACTTCTTTTTGATCATATGTTTTTCACTTTGCCTTTTATGCAACACTAACCAGCTTTCCTGTCTAGTGAATCACTAGTGTAACTTCATTTGCCAAGATATTAAGCCTATGAACAACTTCCATGTTAATATTttgtagtttaactttgttttattatGAAAAGTCTACCATTTTGCAAAATTCATTCCTTAACTAATTGATATTCTCTTTGAAATACCATGAATATGGCTTGACTAATGCTGGTTAATTGTTTATTGATTTTTAGATTGGGTGGATTTATGGATCAGTGACGGAGGATATTTTGACGGGATTTAAGATGCATGCAAGAGGATGGATCTCTATTTACTGCATGCCTCCACGCCCGGCCTTCAAGGGTTCTGCTCCGATCAATCTTTCTGATCGTTTGAATCAGGTTCTTCGGTGGGCTTTAGGTTCAATTGAGATTTTACTGAGCAGACATTGTCCCATTTGGTATGGATATAATGGTAAACTGAAACTCTTGGAACGACTGGCCTACATCAATACCATCGTCTATCCTCTCACCTCAATTCCACTACTTGCTTATTGTGTGCTTCCAGCTGTCTGTCTTCTGACCGGAAAGTTTATCATTCCCGAGGTATGTAACAATGCaagctaatttttttttgtcactaAGAAGTGTTGGTCTTGAATATAAGCAAAACATGCCTGCTAATCTGTCATCTTCTTTCTTGCAGATTAGCAACTATGCTAGTATTTGGTTTATTCTTCTTTTCATTTCCATTGCTGCAACCGGAATATTGGAGTTACGGTGGAGTGGTGTGAGTATTGAAGATTGGTGGAGAAACGAACAATTTTGGGTCATCGGTGGGACCTCTGCCCATCTCTTTGCCGTCTTCCAAGGTCTGCTCAAAGTTCTTGCTGGAATCGACACTAATTTTACTGTTACATCGAAAGCAAATGATGAAGATGGTGATTTTGCTGAACTCTACATTTTCAAATGGACGGCTCTCCTCATTCCTCCAACCACCGTCCTTGTGGTGAACTTGATCGGAATCGTCTCTGGTGTTTCCTCAGCTATCAACAGTGGCTATCAATCATGGGGCCCGTTATTCGGGAAGCTGTTTTTCGCCATCTGGGTCATTGTTCATTTGTATCCTTTCCTAAAGGGTTTGTTGGGCCGACAAAATAGGACACCAACAATTGTTATTGTGTGGTCGATTCTTCTTGCTTCAATTTTCTCGCTCCTGTGGGTGAGAATCGACCCCTTTACCGGAGACGATAAGCTTGATTCTATTAGAGGGCAATGCGGGATTGATTGTTAGTTTTTCATGCTTGCTTTGGTATATACACAAGAAATGAAAGAATACCAGAAAGATGGTTTATatgtatctatttatttatgacCTTCCTTTTTTCCCAAGTAGTATTTTGGTAGTGAAAACAGATGGGAAGGGATGACTTCCCGATTGCGAGTGTGGGAATATGATGTATAAATAGAAGTCTTGTTTGTGTAGAAGTTGTTTATTGGCATTACACTGGTGTAGCTATATATTTGTCAGGAAATACTAAACACAATGGTTAATAAATCCTTTCAAAACAGCATAAACTAAGATGAACAGATTTTGATTAAAAGCACACAACAACGGGAATTCCACTTTGTTTCGTCAATGTGACCTCACAACTAGTTATTATGCATGTATGAAATAAGAGCAAGATCCAACAAATCTTATCTGGCTCTTAATAGAAGTTTCGTAATTAAATACAATCTAATCTCTAGGTGCTCTTGGTTTTGGATACTTGAAAGGATCGAATGTTAACATTACTTTCAAAGTGGTGGTGGAGGTTAGACATAGGTTAAGTATCTTGGTGTgtaaattaacttttatatttgttCTATTGTGCGAATGTAATTTTTCATCTAGTTCATTGGATGTAAGTAACCCCGcttaattaaatgtttaatgtaaaatttttacgttgaccaatcaaaaacttctatgTGGCAGCTCATATGATTTGCCACGTATgcacttttatattaattgttcAGTTTAGCGGGTTATATataatgaaccaaatgaaaattacattcacacaataaaaaatgtgtaaaagttacttacactccgAGATACTAAGCCCTTGAAACATAAGACAAAAATGGGTCTAAAAAAGAAGGTAAATTGAAGAATCTGGAGGGCCAATGTCTGATTCATTATTACTATGTGCGCGGTGCTTATCACATGAAGAGTGTATTGATaatgaacaaaatatattaagtttttaactattaaatttattgattaaaaaaacgGACTTTAATGTTTCTCTTTTAACATCGGAATTGTGTAAGGAAGTATATTAAATTTGGCTTGACTTGATATTGtgtatatttaactttaaaactttttatagtGTGTCTTGAACTCTTGTTTTAACATTAGTGATGTATCCAATTTACAACATCTATGTATTAACTTTATTGATcattttgttacattatatattcAACAATTGTATGTATCCAATTATGTCTGATTTTTTTATTATGCTTATgcaattttagttatttttgttattatatgtatCATTTTTAATCTTGATGATATGTTACATCGTGAAAAGATTAAAGTTGTATTACacataataacaaattaaaaaaagtttagtaCACTATTATGTACTAATAAAACTAGATTTAGAACTATGTTAAATACATGAATTGTTTgtttatgacatattaaaaataatatttagtttatgtaatccaagaaaagatgcaAATGAACAAACCAGTGAATTTAAATATAAAGAATGtagttaaatataaaagaaCAAACCGATAAAttcaattataaaataatttgatGAAAATCAAAGCTACATAATGTAATACTGGAACATTTACGAAAACGCTTAACTTGTTCGTTTATTAATATCATGTCAAGACTTGCTGTTGTAACTGTTTTCTTAAcaatacaatttaaaaaaacttcTTATAGTTTTGTTGTAgtatttgtttttcataaaagttttagattatatagttgttatcagttagatatattatttattatatcatGTACTAATAAAATGATTGTTAGTTTTAGACACTACTACAAAATTGCCAATTTCCGACGGAAAATTCTGACAGAAAAAATCTGTCGGAAATCTGCCACAGATTTCTGACGGAATTCCGACAAAGAAAAGGTGATACACAAAAAAGTGAGCAACTGTCGAAGATTCTGGCAGATTAGTCACGGAATTCAGACGGATCTAAATCCTGTCGGAATTCTGTGGGAGAAACTCAAAATATTCCGACAGATTACCGACGACATTTTAATATTCTGTCGAAATTCTGTCGGatatattttttagaatttttaatttaatttgaaacTTATTCCGTCGGAAATCCGTTAGAACGTTTTCGACGGATTATCGACAGatacacatttttaaaaataaaaaaatagaagcTATAGTGTCCGTCGGACATCTGTCGGAAAGATATAAAAAGACGATATTTTGTCGGAAAGATATACATTTTCTGTCGGAAAGATATACATTTTCTGTCGGTATTTCCCTGTTTTGTTGTAGCTAGAAGGGATAAGTGTACCGAAATGTATATAGCTAAGACTGAAAAGTTATATCGTACACGAATTATCAAAATCTCTATCGTATGCACAAACTTAGTATAAATGTTCATATCATGTAACAAAGTTTGTGTATACGGTAGAGTCTCAAATCAATGGTGCCAACAGGAAGCACAATCAATGGTGCCAACAGGAAGCACATTCAAATTTGAAGTAGCACAAATTAAAAATGACAAACACGACGGCCACATATCCACGAAATCAAAAAAGAACTTGACCGAATTCATGTTTGACTTTTACAATAATTATTTGCTATCTACAACAATTTATGTTTTACGCAATTGTAAACTATGCAATAAAACATGTACATTTGTTGTAAATGGCTAATAATTGTTGTAAATATATCACTTCCCCTTAAAAAAGGAAAACTTATATCTTGTGTTAATGACAACCTTAgggtattaattaatttaatacattaaaatttgtactttgtcttgTGAAAATTTAGGGGActgattattgatatataaagtactactttttacgtatgtaataagttgttaatgacaaccttagggctgtcattatcatttttcttatattaaataaaacaagattgtgatGAAATAAGCATTTTATAGAAATACTTGACTTACAATTCGactctttttttcttgaatttgaaTCATTTCCTCTTTATCGCCATTAGTgtgtttcttctttttctttgtttggtgGAGATCTACTCCCATGCTAAGTGTCTTTGTTGTGTTTGCATGTATCACTAGTCTTCAATGCTTCCGTTGTTCACTTTGTAATGTTGTTTGTCTGCCTCCTCGGTCTTCTTGGACTTGGTTTTGGTCTGATTTCACCCGCACTGCTAATGTAGGCTTTTGGGGGGTAATGGCATCGGCACACTATTCGTCTAAATAAGTTCTCTTTCGTGTTCCAATAGTTCTGACCCGCAAAGTAAAGTTGTTGCTCTTGTTTGTATACAGGCCGGCTAATAGAATAGTATGGGAAATCTGGAAAAGAGGAGTAGACAATCTGGGATGCAAGTTTCCCTGCATGTGGCTCGTCTGTGATAACTTCTTCGGATTTGCGTGAACTAGCGGACCGATCACTAAGTGGGGATGCTCCCTCCAGCATGAGTGAACCTTTTCGAAAGTGATTTGATTCGATTCCTAGGATTTTCATTTTTCCGGGATTTCTCGCTTAATATCTAATGTCCCTAAGGGAATCCTTAGATGTGAAAGTGAGGAGATAGAAGAGTTCAGCCGAGGAGCCGAGTGACGTGCCAGCGCTACTAATTGAGTGCCAGCACGTAGTTGTGCTGTCAGTAAGAAGGTAGCCGGCGCCTTTCGAAGCCTAAGCCCTTTCTATCTGTTTACATGGCAATTTCAAATCTCctctcaaaaattatttttttcttcatttatttgattatgatgtcataacatttttttaaattaaaattagttttacttttaatttttatattttgatgtcATAATTCTTtacaaaaaaatgttatattttcttttcaaaactt includes these proteins:
- the LOC122611174 gene encoding cellulose synthase A catalytic subunit 1 [UDP-forming]-like isoform X1, yielding MEANGGLVAGSHKRNELVRIRHDSDGGQPKPLKNLNGQICQICSETVGLTETGDIFVACNECAFPICRPCYEYERREGNQLCPQCKTRYKRHKGSVRVDGDDDEDDVDDLENEFDYPQGNKARRQWQGEDPGLSLSARHESQQSVPRLTGGQQVSGEIPSVTDNLSVRSTSGPLGPGDKHVHSLPYVDPRQPVPVRIVDPSKDLNTYGLSNVDWKERVEGWKLKQDKNMMQMSNKYNGEGRGGEIERTGSNGEELQMADDARQPMSRVVPISSAHLTPYRVVIILRLIILGFFLQYRCSHPVNDAYPLWLVSVICEVWFALSWLLDQFPKWFPVERETYLDRLAMRYDREGEPSQLAPIDVFVSTVDPLKEPPLITANTVLSILAVDYPVDKVSCYVSDDGSAMLTFEALSETAEFAKKWVPFCKKHSIEPRAPEFYFAQKIDYLKDKIQPSFVKERRAMKREYEEFKVRINALVAKAQKVPEEGWTMQDGTPWPGNNPRDHPGMIQVFLGHSGGVDTDGNELPRLVYVSREKRPGFQHHKKAGAMNALIRVSAVLTNGAYILNVDCDHYFNNSKACKEAMCFMMDPAYGKKTCYVQFPQRFDGIDLHDRYANRNIVFFDINLKGLDGIQGPVYVGTGCCFNRQALYGYDPVLTEADLEPNIIIKSCCGSRKKGRNSNKKYIDNKRVMNRTESTVPMFNVEDMDEGVEGYDEEKSLLMSQRSLEKRFGQSSVFIAATFMEMGGIPLTTNPATLLKEAIHVISCGYEDKSEWGKEIGWIYGSVTEDILTGFKMHARGWISIYCMPPRPAFKGSAPINLSDRLNQVLRWALGSIEILLSRHCPIWYGYNGKLKLLERLAYINTIVYPLTSIPLLAYCVLPAVCLLTGKFIIPEISNYASIWFILLFISIAATGILELRWSGVSIEDWWRNEQFWVIGGTSAHLFAVFQGLLKVLAGIDTNFTVTSKANDEDGDFAELYIFKWTALLIPPTTVLVVNLIGIVSGVSSAINSGYQSWGPLFGKLFFAIWVIVHLYPFLKGLLGRQNRTPTIVIVWSILLASIFSLLWVRIDPFTGDDKLDSIRGQCGIDC
- the LOC122611174 gene encoding cellulose synthase A catalytic subunit 1 [UDP-forming]-like isoform X2: MEANGGLVAGSHKRNELVRIRHDSDGGPKPLKNLNGQICQICSETVGLTETGDIFVACNECAFPICRPCYEYERREGNQLCPQCKTRYKRHKGSVRVDGDDDEDDVDDLENEFDYPQGNKARRQWQGEDPGLSLSARHESQQSVPRLTGGQQVSGEIPSVTDNLSVRSTSGPLGPGDKHVHSLPYVDPRQPVPVRIVDPSKDLNTYGLSNVDWKERVEGWKLKQDKNMMQMSNKYNGEGRGGEIERTGSNGEELQMADDARQPMSRVVPISSAHLTPYRVVIILRLIILGFFLQYRCSHPVNDAYPLWLVSVICEVWFALSWLLDQFPKWFPVERETYLDRLAMRYDREGEPSQLAPIDVFVSTVDPLKEPPLITANTVLSILAVDYPVDKVSCYVSDDGSAMLTFEALSETAEFAKKWVPFCKKHSIEPRAPEFYFAQKIDYLKDKIQPSFVKERRAMKREYEEFKVRINALVAKAQKVPEEGWTMQDGTPWPGNNPRDHPGMIQVFLGHSGGVDTDGNELPRLVYVSREKRPGFQHHKKAGAMNALIRVSAVLTNGAYILNVDCDHYFNNSKACKEAMCFMMDPAYGKKTCYVQFPQRFDGIDLHDRYANRNIVFFDINLKGLDGIQGPVYVGTGCCFNRQALYGYDPVLTEADLEPNIIIKSCCGSRKKGRNSNKKYIDNKRVMNRTESTVPMFNVEDMDEGVEGYDEEKSLLMSQRSLEKRFGQSSVFIAATFMEMGGIPLTTNPATLLKEAIHVISCGYEDKSEWGKEIGWIYGSVTEDILTGFKMHARGWISIYCMPPRPAFKGSAPINLSDRLNQVLRWALGSIEILLSRHCPIWYGYNGKLKLLERLAYINTIVYPLTSIPLLAYCVLPAVCLLTGKFIIPEISNYASIWFILLFISIAATGILELRWSGVSIEDWWRNEQFWVIGGTSAHLFAVFQGLLKVLAGIDTNFTVTSKANDEDGDFAELYIFKWTALLIPPTTVLVVNLIGIVSGVSSAINSGYQSWGPLFGKLFFAIWVIVHLYPFLKGLLGRQNRTPTIVIVWSILLASIFSLLWVRIDPFTGDDKLDSIRGQCGIDC